Proteins from one Leptospiraceae bacterium genomic window:
- a CDS encoding DUF1353 domain-containing protein codes for MPKIKYKEIQNYKYEVAERYSIQTEIKPEKDIYEPDEDYPYIALLKDGTLSISPGYEWDGASGIAVDTKNFMRGSLVHDALYQLMRKNKISLDHRDYADRLLQKICKEDGMTAFRANNVYYAVKLFGESSASPTGKKETQEIILEAP; via the coding sequence ATGCCAAAAATCAAATACAAAGAAATCCAAAACTATAAATACGAAGTAGCGGAACGATATTCTATTCAAACTGAAATAAAACCAGAAAAAGACATTTACGAACCTGACGAAGATTATCCATACATTGCACTTTTGAAAGATGGAACTCTCTCAATCTCCCCTGGCTACGAATGGGACGGTGCAAGCGGAATTGCAGTAGACACAAAAAACTTTATGCGCGGTTCTTTGGTTCATGATGCACTCTACCAACTCATGAGAAAAAACAAAATCAGTTTAGATCATCGTGACTATGCAGACCGACTTTTACAAAAAATCTGCAAAGAGGATGGAATGACAGCCTTTAGAGCGAATAATGTATATTACGCTGTAAAATTATTCGGCGAATCGTCAGCAAGTCCAACAGGCAAAAAAGAAACTCAGGAAATAATTTTAGAAGCTCCCTAG
- a CDS encoding type II toxin-antitoxin system RelE/ParE family toxin translates to MYQIEISNNAKNFIKKSIPALKKLLQESLEKIKTNPVESSEALIQNLKGYYAYHLKFNSVAYRIFFLIKEESKTILILEIDTRENFYIITKRKYKPIS, encoded by the coding sequence ATGTATCAAATCGAAATTTCTAACAATGCCAAGAACTTCATAAAGAAGTCTATCCCTGCCCTGAAAAAACTTTTACAAGAGTCCTTAGAAAAAATCAAAACCAATCCGGTTGAATCCTCGGAAGCTTTAATTCAAAATCTGAAAGGGTATTATGCCTATCATCTAAAATTTAACAGTGTAGCCTATCGAATATTTTTTCTAATCAAAGAAGAAAGTAAGACCATTTTGATTTTAGAAATTGATACACGCGAAAATTTTTATATTATCACAAAAAGAAAATATAAGCCTATAAGCTAA
- a CDS encoding M15 family metallopeptidase, whose translation MDKNFPSKPQPILTCTLRTLAEQKALFAQGRLPLSEINRLRKIAGLGAITASEGKKKVTNADAGQSKHNPNKSGLSRAFDIGFLTLSSGKNHSLVWDEINFKEFNKILSAKFPNVQWGGNWKSFKDLPHFEVK comes from the coding sequence TTGGACAAAAACTTTCCTTCTAAACCACAACCGATTCTTACTTGCACACTTCGCACACTTGCAGAACAGAAAGCCTTATTTGCTCAAGGCAGATTGCCATTAAGCGAAATAAACCGACTCCGAAAAATAGCAGGACTCGGAGCCATCACGGCAAGCGAAGGAAAAAAGAAAGTCACAAATGCAGATGCAGGACAATCTAAACACAATCCCAACAAATCAGGATTATCCAGAGCGTTCGACATTGGTTTTCTGACTCTCTCCAGTGGAAAAAATCATTCCCTAGTTTGGGATGAAATCAATTTTAAAGAATTCAATAAAATTCTTTCCGCAAAATTTCCAAATGTTCAATGGGGCGGAAATTGGAAAAGTTTTAAAGACCTACCACATTTCGAGGTAAAGTAA